In one Antennarius striatus isolate MH-2024 chromosome 15, ASM4005453v1, whole genome shotgun sequence genomic region, the following are encoded:
- the LOC137608821 gene encoding alanine--glyoxylate aminotransferase 2, mitochondrial-like, translating into MFSPSSALLSRSAGLCGKNCFSPALARFHLGSGPACQKSAFKRQTDLPEMPPCDVQPQEYMGMSKERLMEIRRRNCNPMTMKITNYQRPVFIHQGFMQWLWDVDGRRYLDLFAGVATVSVGHCHPKVTAAAEQQLKTLWHTTNIYVHPSLQEYCEKLASHLPDPLKVIYLTNSGSEANDLAMLMARLHTGNYDIITFRGSYHGGSQQTMGLTSNSSFKYPIATSSGCTHIMCPDVFRGLWGGSHCRDSPIQTIRECVCTPGHCEANENYIGQLKETFATSLPNRVAGFFAEPIQGMGGVVQYPRNYFKDAYRLVRERGGICIADEVQTGFGRTGSHFWGFQGHDVLPDMVTMAKGIGNGFPLGAIVTTPEIAASFGKAFHFNTFGGSPLACTVASSVLDTIHQDGFQENSVDVGTYLLEELAKLRDQHEIIGDVRGKGLQVGVEMVKDKVSREPLPLEAMSQIFEDIKDMGVLIGKTGVYGQTFRIQPPMCITKEDVDFFVAVFNKAVQGQMNRQ; encoded by the exons ATGTTCTCACCCAGCTCTGCTCTACTCAGCCGCTCCGCCGGTCTCTGCGGaaaaaactgcttttcacctgCCTTGGCCCGATTTCACCTGGGAAGTG GACCAGCATGTCAGAAATCGGCCTTCAAACGCCAGACGGACCTCCCAGAGATGCCGCCGTGCGACGTCCAGCCGCAAGAATACATG GGAATGTCCAAAGAGCGCCTGATGGAGATCCGCAGACGGAACTGCAACCCCATGACCATGAAGATCACCAACTACCAGAGGCCGGTGTTCATCCACCAGGGGTTCATGCAGTGGCTGTGGGACGTGGACGGCAGGAGATACCTGGACCTGTTTGCCGGTGTGGCGACCGTCAGCGTGGGCCACTGCCACCC GAAGGTGACGGCGGCGGCCgagcagcagctgaagacgCTGTGGCACACCACCAACATCTATGTCCACCCTTCTCTGCAGGAGTACTGTGAGAAACTAGCCTCCCACCTGCCGGATCCCCTGAAG GTGATCTATCTGACCAACAGCGGCTCAGAAGCCAACGACCTGGCTATGCTGATGGCTCGGCTTCACACGGGcaactatgacatcatcaccttcag AGGGTCGTACCACGGAGGCAGCCAGCAGACCATGGGCCTCACCTCCAACTCCTCCTTCAAATACCCCATCGCCACCAGCTCGGGCTGCACACAC ATCATGTGTCCCGACGTCTTCAGAGGCCTGTGGGGGGGCAGCCATTGCAGGGACTCCCCCATCCAGACCATCAGAGAGTGTGTCTGCACCCCAG GTCATTGTGAGGCGAATGAGAACTACATCGGGCAGCTGAAGGAGACCTTCGCTACGAGTCTCCCAAACCGAGTGGCTGGTTTCTTCGCAGAACCGATTCAG GGCATGGGAGGAGTCGTTCAGTACCCCAGGAACTACTTTAAGGATGCCTATCGCCTGGTTAGAGAGAGGGGAGGGATCTGCATCGCTGACGAG GTTCAGACTGGATTCGGCCGAACAGGAAGCCACTTCTGGGGTTTCCAGGGTCACGATGTCCTTCCTGATATGGTTACTATGGCGAAGGGCATTGGTAATGGATTCCCATTGGGAGCCATTGTCACGACACCAG AAATCGCTGCCTCCTTTGGGAAGGCCTTCCACTTCAACACCTTTGGAGGAAGTCCTTTAGCGTGCACCGTAGCCTCGTCAGTGCTTGAC ACCATCCATCAGGACGGCTTCCAGGAGAACAGTGTCGACGTGGGAACCTACCTGTTGGAGGAACTGGCGAAGCTCAGAGACCAGCATGAGATCATCGGTGACGTCAGGGGAAAAGGCCTGCAGGTCGGCGTGGAAATGGTCAAAGACAAG GTCAGCAGAGAGCCGCTGCCTCTGGAGGCCATGAGTCAGATCTTTGAGGACATAAAGGACATGGGGGTCCTGATCGGGAAAACCGGTGTCTACGGACAG ACCTTCCGCATCCAGCCGCCGATGTGCATCACAAAGGAGGACGTGGATTTCTTCGTGGCCGTTTTTAACAAGGCCGTCCAAGGTCAAATGAACAGACAATGA
- the LOC137608749 gene encoding alanine--glyoxylate aminotransferase 2, mitochondrial-like isoform X1, giving the protein MYSVLRCAPAARLSSGRLSSSKFHLASVCQESALKYSSTDIPVMPPCSFQPAEYQGMSKERLMEIRRRNCNPVTMKVTYYQRPVFIHQGFMQWLWDVDGRRYLDLFAGVATVSVGHCHPKVTAAAEQQLKTLWHTTNIYVHPGLQEYCEKLASHLPDPLKVIYLTNSGSEANDLAMLMARLHTGNYDIITFRGSYHGGSPQAIGLTSNVAYKYPIANGLGCTNTMCPDVFRGPWGGSHCRDSPVQTIRECTCTPGRCEANDHYIAQLKETFQTSVPSRIAAFFTEPIQGVGGAVQYPKNYLKEAYKLVRERGGVCIADEVQTGFGRTGSHFWGFQGHDVLPDVVTMAKGIGNGFPMGAVVTTPEIAASLSKGVHFTTFGGNPVACAIASSVLDAIREDDTQRTSQEVGTYLMTELAKLRDKYDIIGDVRGKGLQIGVEMVKDKASREPLPPEGVAEIFEDVKDMGVLMGKGGLYGQTFRIKPPMCITMEDADFFLAVFNRSVHNYLERR; this is encoded by the exons TTTGTCAGGAATCTGCCCTGAAATACTCCTCCACAGACATCCCAGTGATGCCCCCTTGCAGCTTCCAGCCAGCAGAATACCAG GGAATGTCCAAAGAGCGCCTGATGGAGATCCGCAGACGGAACTGCAACCCTGTGACCATGAAGGTCACCTACTACCAGAGGCCGGTGTTCATCCACCAGGGGTTCATGCAGTGGCTGTGGGACGTGGACGGCAGGAGGTACCTGGATTTGTTTGCCGGTGTGGCGACCGTCAGCGTGGGCCACTGCCACCC GAAGGTGACGGCGGCGGCCgagcagcagctgaagacgCTGTGGCACACCACCAACATCTATGTCCACCCTGGTCTGCAGGAGTACTGTGAAAAACTAGCCTCCCACCTGCCGGATCCTCTGAAG GTGATCTATCTGACCAACAGCGGCTCAGAAGCCAACGACCTGGCTATGCTGATGGCTCGACTTCACACGGGcaactatgacatcatcaccttcag AGGTTCGTACCACGGCGGCAGCCCACAAGCCATCGGCCTGACGTCCAACGTGGCCTATAAGTACCCCATCGCCAACGGGCTGGGCTGCACCAAT ACCATGTGTCCCGACGTGTTCAGGGGCCCGTGGGGAGGGAGCCACTGCAGGGACTCCCCTGTGCAGACTATCAGGGAGTGTACCTGCACCCCAG GTCGCTGCGAGGCCAACGATCACTACATCGCTCAGCTCAAAGAGACCTTCCAAACCAGCGTCCCGAGTCGGATCGCTGCGTTCTTTACAGAACCCATTCAG GGAGTCGGTGGAGCGGTGCAGTACCCCAAAAACTACCTGAAGGAGGCGTACAAACTGGTCAGAGAGAGAGGCGGAGTCTGCATCGCTGATGAGGTCCAGACTGGATTCGGCCGAACAGGAAGCCACTTCTGGGGGTTCCAGGGTCACGACGTCCTTCCTGATGTGGTAACCATGGCGAAGGGCATTGGTAATGGATTCCCAATGGGAGCCGTTGTCACGACACCAG AAATCGCTGCCTCATTGTCTAAGGGCGTCCACTTCACCACCTTTGGGGGGAATCCTGTGGCGTGCGCCATCGCCTCTTCGGTGCTCGAT GCGATCAGAGAGGACGACACGCAGCGGACCAGCCAGGAGGTGGGGACCTACCTGATGACAGAACTGGCCAAGCTCAGGGACAAGTATGACATCATCGGTGACGTCAGAGGAAAAGGCCTGCAGATCGGCGTGGAAATGGTCAAAGACAAG GCCAGCAGGGAGCCGCTGCCTCCTGAGGGAGTCGCTGAGATCTTTGAGGACGTGAAGGACATGGGGGTCCTGATGGGGAAAGGAGGTCTGTATGGACAG ACCTTCCGCATCAAACCCCCCATGTGCATCACCATGGAGGACGCAGACTTCTTCTTGGCGGTTTTTAACAGGTCTGTCCACAACTATCTGGAGAGGAGATGA
- the LOC137608749 gene encoding alanine--glyoxylate aminotransferase 2, mitochondrial-like isoform X2: protein MYSVLRCAPAARLSSGRLSSSKFHLASDIPVMPPCSFQPAEYQGMSKERLMEIRRRNCNPVTMKVTYYQRPVFIHQGFMQWLWDVDGRRYLDLFAGVATVSVGHCHPKVTAAAEQQLKTLWHTTNIYVHPGLQEYCEKLASHLPDPLKVIYLTNSGSEANDLAMLMARLHTGNYDIITFRGSYHGGSPQAIGLTSNVAYKYPIANGLGCTNTMCPDVFRGPWGGSHCRDSPVQTIRECTCTPGRCEANDHYIAQLKETFQTSVPSRIAAFFTEPIQGVGGAVQYPKNYLKEAYKLVRERGGVCIADEVQTGFGRTGSHFWGFQGHDVLPDVVTMAKGIGNGFPMGAVVTTPEIAASLSKGVHFTTFGGNPVACAIASSVLDAIREDDTQRTSQEVGTYLMTELAKLRDKYDIIGDVRGKGLQIGVEMVKDKASREPLPPEGVAEIFEDVKDMGVLMGKGGLYGQTFRIKPPMCITMEDADFFLAVFNRSVHNYLERR from the exons ACATCCCAGTGATGCCCCCTTGCAGCTTCCAGCCAGCAGAATACCAG GGAATGTCCAAAGAGCGCCTGATGGAGATCCGCAGACGGAACTGCAACCCTGTGACCATGAAGGTCACCTACTACCAGAGGCCGGTGTTCATCCACCAGGGGTTCATGCAGTGGCTGTGGGACGTGGACGGCAGGAGGTACCTGGATTTGTTTGCCGGTGTGGCGACCGTCAGCGTGGGCCACTGCCACCC GAAGGTGACGGCGGCGGCCgagcagcagctgaagacgCTGTGGCACACCACCAACATCTATGTCCACCCTGGTCTGCAGGAGTACTGTGAAAAACTAGCCTCCCACCTGCCGGATCCTCTGAAG GTGATCTATCTGACCAACAGCGGCTCAGAAGCCAACGACCTGGCTATGCTGATGGCTCGACTTCACACGGGcaactatgacatcatcaccttcag AGGTTCGTACCACGGCGGCAGCCCACAAGCCATCGGCCTGACGTCCAACGTGGCCTATAAGTACCCCATCGCCAACGGGCTGGGCTGCACCAAT ACCATGTGTCCCGACGTGTTCAGGGGCCCGTGGGGAGGGAGCCACTGCAGGGACTCCCCTGTGCAGACTATCAGGGAGTGTACCTGCACCCCAG GTCGCTGCGAGGCCAACGATCACTACATCGCTCAGCTCAAAGAGACCTTCCAAACCAGCGTCCCGAGTCGGATCGCTGCGTTCTTTACAGAACCCATTCAG GGAGTCGGTGGAGCGGTGCAGTACCCCAAAAACTACCTGAAGGAGGCGTACAAACTGGTCAGAGAGAGAGGCGGAGTCTGCATCGCTGATGAGGTCCAGACTGGATTCGGCCGAACAGGAAGCCACTTCTGGGGGTTCCAGGGTCACGACGTCCTTCCTGATGTGGTAACCATGGCGAAGGGCATTGGTAATGGATTCCCAATGGGAGCCGTTGTCACGACACCAG AAATCGCTGCCTCATTGTCTAAGGGCGTCCACTTCACCACCTTTGGGGGGAATCCTGTGGCGTGCGCCATCGCCTCTTCGGTGCTCGAT GCGATCAGAGAGGACGACACGCAGCGGACCAGCCAGGAGGTGGGGACCTACCTGATGACAGAACTGGCCAAGCTCAGGGACAAGTATGACATCATCGGTGACGTCAGAGGAAAAGGCCTGCAGATCGGCGTGGAAATGGTCAAAGACAAG GCCAGCAGGGAGCCGCTGCCTCCTGAGGGAGTCGCTGAGATCTTTGAGGACGTGAAGGACATGGGGGTCCTGATGGGGAAAGGAGGTCTGTATGGACAG ACCTTCCGCATCAAACCCCCCATGTGCATCACCATGGAGGACGCAGACTTCTTCTTGGCGGTTTTTAACAGGTCTGTCCACAACTATCTGGAGAGGAGATGA